In Betta splendens chromosome 22, fBetSpl5.4, whole genome shotgun sequence, the following proteins share a genomic window:
- the wdr25 gene encoding WD repeat-containing protein 25, which yields MQFIDGLPDCGFLGMSSLVSYEDSESEDESVDRVTLESSASVQTQGSPQHETHVPCRHSGPEQTLLEFNESVSEHQRRCFNRKWNRIAPDKQSTPQSLPVTLPQMPQRLSDGWNPSKRHHAVPAGVRPYIPKRQRQATPVETVDPQPPLEQVSGNKTQERQILSDASEAVKPYLGHKPGAAGIPRRLQMSLGGHQGPVNTVQWCPVPHLSHLLLSASMDKTFKVWDGAESGRCLRVYTCHSGAVRDACWTPCGRHLLTGSFDDTAAITDVETGQQIVKLDNQFKVMCAVLHPSHPDVFLCGGHSSAVKAWDSRSCKVVKVYKAGVQQTLDILFLRGAVDFIASSDCVSRDSADRTLIAWDYETTAKVSNQIYHERYTCPSLALHPLEDCFVAQTNGNYMAVFSSQQPYRMNKRRRYEGHKVEGYAVQCEFSRDGAVLASGSSTGSAHFYDYHSGHVLHTLRAHSQPCLCVCQHPVLPATAATCDWAGEVKVWH from the exons ATGCAATTTATTGACGGTTTGCCAGATTGCGG GTTCCTCGGCATGTCTTCGTTAGTGTCCTATGAGGATTCAGAGTCAGAAGATGAATCCGTGGATCGCGTGACACTGGAGTCATCAGCTTCTGTCCAAACCCAGGGTTCACCTCAACATGAAACACACGTGCCTTGCAGACACTCTGGCCCTGAACAGACATTGTTGGAATTCAATGAAAGTGTTTCAGAGCATCAACGCCGCTGCTTTAACAGGAAGTGGAACAGAATAGCACCAGATAAGCAGTCTACACCTCAGAGCTTACCTGTAACTCTCCCTCAGATGCCACAAAGACTTAGTGATGGGTGGAACCCATCTAAAAGACATCACGCTGTCCCAGCCGGTGTCAGACCCTACATTCCCAAGAGACAGCGACAGGCCACTCCGGTGGAGACAGTGGACCCGCAGCCTCCGCTAGAGCAGGTCTCAGGAAATAAGACCCAGGAGAGGCAAATTCTCTCAGATGCATCCGAGGCAGTGAAGCCGTATCTTGGTCACAAGCCCGGTGCAGCAGGGATTCCAAGGAGGCTTCAGATGAGCCTGGGGGGCCACCAGGGCCCGGTCAACACGGTGCAGTGGTGCCCAGTGCCTCATCTTAGCCATCTGCTGCTGTCCGCCTCCATGGACAAGACATTCAAG gTGTGGGACGGAGCCGAGAGCGGGCGCTGCCTCCGGGTTTACACCTGCCATTCGGGAGCCGTGCGCGACGCCTGTTGGACCCCCTGCGGGCGACACCTCCTCACCGGCTCATTTGACGACACGGCTGCGATAACAGATGTAGAGACGG GGCAGCAGATCGTCAAACTGGACAACCAGTTCAAGGTGATGTGCGCCGTCCTGCATCCCAGCCACCCAGACGTCTTCCTGTGCGGAGGCCACAGTTCAGCGGTCAAAGCCTGGGACTCTCGAAGCTGCAAG gTGGTGAAAGTGTACAAGGCAGGCGTCCAGCAGACCCTGGACATCCTGTTCCTCAGAGGTGCCGTGGACTTCATAGCCAGCTCCGACTGCGTGAGCAGAGACTCGGCCGACCGCACCCTCATAGCCTGGGACTACGAGACCACGGCCAAGGTCTCCAACCAGATCTACCAC GAGCGATACACGTGCCCCAGCCTGGCCCTGCATCCGCTGGAGGACTGCTTTGTTGCCCAGACCAATGGGAACTACATGGCCGTGTTCTCCTCCCAGCAGCCCTATAGGATGAACAAGAGGCGGCGATACGAAGGACACAAG GTGGAGGGCTACGCGGTGCAGTGCGAGTTCTCTCGGGACGGTGCCGTGCTGGCGTCGGGCAGCTCCACGGGCTCCGCCCACTTCTACGACTACCACAGCGGCCACGTGCTGCACACGCTCCGCGCCCACAGCCAGCCCtgcctgtgcgtgtgtcagCACCCCGTCCTGCCTGCCACCGCGGCGACCTGCGACTGGGCTGGAGAGGTCAAGGTCTGGCACTGA
- the LOC114848851 gene encoding mitochondrial basic amino acids transporter, with protein sequence MALDFAAGCAGGAAGVLVGHPFDTVKVRLQVQSVDKPLYRGTYHCFQSIIRQESALGLYKGIGSPMMGLTFINAIVFGVQGNTMRLLGRDTPLHQFLAGASAGAIQCVICCPMELAKTRMQLQGTGEKKSKRKLYKNSLDCLVRIYRKEGIRGINRGMVTTLLRETPGFGVYFLTYDTLTRWLGCEPEDTYMIPKLLFAGGMSGIASWLSTYPVDVIKSRLQADGVGGVNQYNGIMDCVRKSLQKEGWRVFTRGLTSTLLRAFPVNATTFATVTLFLMYMREGGECSIQSPEPQSVQLQPLQSQPNSM encoded by the exons ATGGCACTAGACTTCGCTGCGGGCTGTGCAGGGG gtgctgctggtgttttagTGGGGCATCCCTTTGACACTGTGAAG GTGCGGCTTCAGGTTCAAAGTGTGGACAAACCTTTGTACCGTGGGACATATCACTGCTTCCAGTCAATCATACGCCAGGAATCG gctCTTGGTCTGTACAAAGGCATTGGCTCCCCAATGATGGGGCTGACCTTCATCAACGCCATAGTCTTTGGTGTGCAAGGCAACACCATGCGCCTGCTCGGCCGCGACACGCCGCTCCACCAGTTCCTGGCCGGGGCGTCTGCCGGCGCCATCCAGTGTGTCATCTGCTGCCCGATGGAGCTGGCCAAGACGCGCATGCAGCTGCAAGGCACCGGCGAGAAGAAGTCAAAGAGGAAGCTGTACAAGAACTCCCTGGACTGCCTTGTGAGGATCTACAGGAAGGAGGGCATCCGAGGTATCAACCGCGGCATGGTCACCACTCTGCTGAGGGAGACGCCCGGTTTCGGTGTTTACTTCCTCACTTATGATACGCTGACGCGGTGGCTGGGCTGTGAGCCAGAGGACACGTACATGATCCCCAAGCTGCTGTTCGCCGGCGGAATGTCAGGCATCGCTTCCTGGCTTTCCACTTATCCCGTCGACGTGATCAAATCGCGTCTCCAGGCAGACGGGGTCGGCGGCGTCAACCAGTATAACGGCATCATGGACTGCGTCAGGAAGAGCCTGCAGAAAGAGGGCTGGAGGGTGTTCACGCGCGGACTCACGTCCACGCTGCTCCGCGCTTTTCCGGTGAACGCCACCACGTTCGCGACAGTGACTCTGTTCTTGATGTATATGCGCGAGGGGGGGGAGTGCAGCATCCAGAGTCCCGAGCCACAGTccgtccagctgcagcctctgcagtcGCAGCCAAACAGCATGTGA